One genomic segment of Armatimonadota bacterium includes these proteins:
- a CDS encoding DUF2089 domain-containing protein: MAKLLNLCPVCEEGLMAPRELCCQACGATVRAEFEPCRFCALSPEQSAFIELFLRCEGNITRVERELGISYPTVRNRLTQALRALGLARQTVDEAAQERRREILRAVARGDLPLTTAADALNDEG; the protein is encoded by the coding sequence ATGGCCAAACTGCTTAATCTGTGCCCGGTTTGCGAGGAGGGGCTCATGGCCCCACGCGAACTGTGCTGCCAGGCATGCGGCGCCACCGTTCGCGCCGAGTTCGAACCGTGCCGGTTCTGCGCACTGAGCCCGGAGCAGTCGGCATTTATCGAACTGTTCCTGCGGTGCGAAGGCAATATCACCCGGGTGGAGCGCGAACTCGGGATATCGTATCCCACAGTCCGCAACCGGCTGACGCAGGCCCTTCGCGCGCTGGGACTGGCGAGGCAGACGGTGGATGAGGCCGCACAAGAGCGCCGAAGAGAGATACTGCGCGCAGTGGCGCGGGGAGACCTGCCGCTGACGACCGCGGCGGACGCGCTGAACGATGAAGGTTGA
- a CDS encoding CPBP family intramembrane metalloprotease, with protein MILQAAPSQAMTIAGQIVLLLMLISDSVILGVWLSYRRRCRLAIERPLAPGDDTGWPESQGERPDDADTSEAIEPPARESAAQVSLSDGDERAEPDPGMPNFDLSATEQEALGASNMPKPPFAARWSAVHWYLGVQAAIVIITVLVMPLMLPLFLFNPNAAADPNAVQAYLQQPWMTVALLVIQNIVFIGLPLWVFRLYGASLRSVGLGRPNWRLLCLGLLFGVGLLVFSNYLDAFVTELYRFALGAARFHALERAASSVDAGAMTKSMKSFPMRLAMALVGSIAVPIGEELLFRGWLYNCIKRRWNPGVGMVVSGLVFGAAHFNPIASPAIVVMGVLLAWAYESTGSLYVTMMMHGINNGVSFIVLLVPHSR; from the coding sequence GTGATATTGCAAGCCGCTCCATCGCAGGCGATGACGATTGCCGGTCAAATCGTTCTGCTCCTCATGCTCATCTCCGACTCTGTCATTCTCGGCGTGTGGCTGAGCTACCGCCGTCGCTGCCGGCTGGCGATCGAGCGGCCGCTGGCGCCGGGCGACGACACAGGTTGGCCGGAGTCGCAAGGTGAGCGCCCGGACGACGCAGACACCTCAGAGGCGATCGAGCCGCCTGCGCGGGAATCGGCGGCGCAAGTTAGCCTGTCTGATGGTGACGAGCGTGCGGAACCGGATCCTGGTATGCCCAATTTCGATCTCAGCGCCACCGAGCAGGAGGCATTGGGCGCTTCAAACATGCCCAAACCGCCATTCGCGGCCAGGTGGAGCGCCGTGCACTGGTATCTGGGCGTTCAGGCTGCTATTGTGATTATCACTGTTCTTGTCATGCCCTTGATGCTGCCACTGTTCCTGTTCAACCCAAATGCGGCCGCCGATCCCAATGCCGTTCAGGCGTACTTGCAGCAGCCCTGGATGACTGTCGCTCTGCTGGTCATTCAGAACATCGTGTTCATTGGCCTGCCACTCTGGGTGTTCCGCCTGTATGGGGCTTCACTTCGTTCGGTGGGTCTTGGACGGCCGAACTGGCGCCTGCTTTGTCTCGGTCTGCTGTTTGGTGTGGGACTGCTGGTCTTCTCGAACTATCTCGACGCCTTCGTGACGGAGCTCTATCGGTTTGCTCTCGGAGCAGCGCGGTTCCACGCACTCGAGCGCGCGGCCAGCTCCGTGGACGCCGGCGCGATGACGAAATCAATGAAGAGCTTTCCAATGCGACTGGCAATGGCCCTGGTCGGCTCGATTGCAGTGCCGATCGGCGAAGAGCTGCTGTTTCGAGGCTGGCTCTACAACTGCATCAAACGTCGGTGGAACCCCGGTGTGGGAATGGTGGTAAGCGGCCTTGTGTTTGGGGCCGCGCACTTCAACCCAATCGCATCGCCCGCCATCGTGGTGATGGGCGTTTTGCTGGCGTGGGCGTATGAATCCACCGGATCGCTGTATGTAACAATGATGATGCACGGTATCAACAACGGAGTAAGTTTCATTGTCCTGCTTGTACCGCACTCCCGGTAA
- a CDS encoding ABC transporter ATP-binding protein, which translates to MIECRQLSRQFDGLLAVDELTLTVPGGELFGFLGPNGAGKTTSIKLMTGLLRPTGGSARICGFDIQTQPIEARRTFGYVPDNPFLYEKLTGIEFLQFMADLYSVDARARSARIPELLELFELGSKARQLIGSYSRGMRQKIAFAGALIHAPRVLFLDEPTVGLDPDGARTMREVLKSLCRDGCAVFISTHILEIAEKICNRIGIIHRGRLIALGTVAEVCCESGSLEEVFLARTGSSGQGAGLTRLETECIS; encoded by the coding sequence TTGATCGAGTGCAGGCAGCTTTCGCGGCAGTTCGACGGTCTCCTGGCTGTGGACGAGCTCACGCTCACGGTTCCCGGCGGCGAACTCTTCGGGTTTCTAGGCCCGAACGGCGCCGGAAAAACAACCAGCATCAAACTGATGACCGGCTTGCTCAGGCCGACGGGTGGATCCGCGCGTATCTGCGGTTTCGACATCCAAACGCAGCCGATCGAGGCGCGCCGCACGTTCGGTTATGTGCCGGATAATCCTTTCCTCTATGAAAAGCTGACGGGCATCGAGTTCCTTCAGTTTATGGCCGATCTCTACTCGGTGGATGCGCGAGCGCGATCAGCACGCATACCGGAGCTTCTCGAGCTTTTCGAGCTGGGGTCCAAGGCCAGGCAATTGATTGGGAGCTACTCACGCGGCATGCGGCAGAAGATCGCATTTGCAGGCGCGCTCATTCACGCGCCTCGCGTGCTCTTCCTGGATGAACCCACCGTCGGCCTGGATCCCGACGGAGCAAGAACCATGCGCGAGGTTCTGAAGTCACTGTGCCGCGACGGCTGTGCGGTTTTCATCTCGACGCACATCCTGGAGATCGCGGAGAAGATTTGCAATCGAATTGGGATCATCCACCGGGGACGGCTAATCGCACTGGGCACGGTGGCGGAAGTCTGCTGCGAGAGCGGTTCGTTGGAGGAGGTCTTCCTGGCTCGAACGGGGTCGAGTGGCCAGGGCGCCGGCCTAACCCGGCTTGAAACGGAGTGCATCTCGTGA
- the prmC gene encoding peptide chain release factor N(5)-glutamine methyltransferase produces MSAQAYSGAATLRQLVDDASRALAEAGIEQPRLEAQVLLADAVNATRTQIIAGTVAAPDAGQLGRFRGWIQRRERREPFAWVRGIQEFYGIPFLVGPGVLVPRPETELMVEAALEFLAGRPAARVVDVCTGSGCVGIATAIHRPAASVLFIDLSAAAIEIAGRNAVRHGIQRRCAFMCASLLKAVRGGLDLILCNPPYISSGAIECLPPEVRHEPRIALDGGPTGLELPAEVIRQAAGVLAPGGALMMEVGIGQIGALKQLAERAGFLQTRAMKDLAGIDRLLVAEIPA; encoded by the coding sequence GTGAGCGCTCAGGCGTACTCTGGCGCGGCGACATTGCGGCAGCTGGTTGACGACGCTTCGCGGGCACTGGCCGAAGCAGGTATCGAGCAGCCCAGGTTGGAAGCGCAGGTGCTTCTAGCCGACGCAGTGAACGCCACACGCACACAGATCATCGCGGGCACCGTCGCGGCGCCGGACGCCGGCCAACTCGGGCGGTTTCGGGGCTGGATTCAACGCCGGGAGCGCCGTGAGCCCTTTGCATGGGTGCGCGGTATACAGGAGTTCTATGGCATTCCCTTCCTCGTTGGTCCGGGCGTGCTTGTGCCCCGCCCGGAGACGGAGCTGATGGTGGAGGCCGCGCTCGAGTTTCTTGCCGGGAGGCCAGCTGCACGCGTGGTCGACGTCTGCACGGGCAGCGGCTGCGTCGGAATCGCCACCGCCATCCACCGCCCTGCGGCATCGGTGCTCTTCATCGATCTCTCCGCCGCCGCCATTGAGATTGCCGGCAGGAATGCCGTACGCCACGGCATCCAGCGGCGGTGCGCCTTCATGTGCGCCTCCCTCCTCAAAGCCGTCCGCGGCGGATTGGACCTGATTCTGTGCAATCCACCCTACATCAGCAGCGGCGCGATAGAGTGCCTGCCGCCGGAGGTGCGCCATGAGCCGCGCATTGCGCTGGATGGCGGACCAACCGGACTGGAGCTGCCGGCGGAGGTTATTCGTCAGGCCGCCGGCGTGCTGGCCCCAGGTGGCGCCCTGATGATGGAAGTGGGAATTGGCCAGATCGGCGCACTGAAGCAGCTCGCGGAAAGAGCCGGCTTTTTGCAGACGCGCGCCATGAAAGATCTGGCCGGTATCGATCGTCTGCTGGTCGCGGAGATTCCGGCTTGA
- the prfA gene encoding peptide chain release factor 1 — protein sequence MSLEAALPRLEEIDRRYTDLLAQINDPEIGSDYQLYTQLARSRNELESVALAFREYRQLSTDIPEAEELVAASEADERIAAQEMLDEMRNRQAELDSQIRTLLLPQDRNDSRNVIMEIRAAAGGEEARLFAAEIFRMYARYAERRHWKLETLSLQETGLGGIQEVTCEVAGRGAWSQLKFEGGVHRVQRVPVTESSGRIQTSTVTVAVLPEAEEVDVEIDRNDVVEDVYHASSAGGQNVQKVATAIRLTHKPTGLVVTCQDERSQLQNKTKAWVVLRSRLYEAELARANAEMTNARRLQVGSGERSEKIRTYNFPDGRVTDHRINKTLHNVAGVLDGDIQSFIDELITFDQALKLQESAAA from the coding sequence TTGTCCCTCGAAGCTGCACTTCCGCGTCTCGAAGAGATCGATCGACGCTATACCGATCTGCTTGCCCAGATCAATGATCCGGAGATCGGCAGTGACTACCAGCTGTACACCCAACTGGCGCGCTCACGCAACGAACTTGAAAGCGTAGCGCTCGCATTTCGTGAATACCGGCAGCTGTCCACCGATATTCCAGAGGCGGAAGAGCTTGTAGCCGCTTCCGAGGCCGACGAGCGGATTGCCGCCCAGGAGATGCTCGACGAGATGCGAAACCGCCAGGCGGAGCTGGATAGCCAGATCCGGACGCTTCTCCTCCCACAAGATCGCAATGATAGTCGTAATGTAATTATGGAGATAAGAGCGGCTGCGGGTGGTGAGGAAGCGCGCCTGTTTGCTGCCGAGATATTCCGGATGTACGCGCGATATGCGGAGCGGCGCCACTGGAAACTGGAGACGCTGAGTTTGCAGGAAACCGGTTTGGGCGGCATTCAGGAAGTAACATGCGAAGTTGCGGGTCGCGGCGCCTGGAGCCAGCTCAAGTTTGAGGGCGGCGTCCACCGGGTGCAGCGCGTGCCCGTCACCGAGTCGAGCGGACGCATCCAGACCTCCACGGTCACGGTGGCGGTTCTCCCAGAGGCCGAGGAAGTGGACGTGGAGATCGACCGCAACGACGTGGTGGAGGATGTATACCATGCCTCGAGCGCCGGTGGACAGAACGTACAGAAAGTCGCCACCGCCATACGGCTTACCCACAAGCCTACCGGTCTCGTGGTCACATGTCAGGACGAGCGAAGCCAATTGCAGAACAAAACCAAGGCATGGGTGGTGCTTCGCTCCCGCCTGTACGAAGCGGAATTGGCTCGAGCCAACGCCGAAATGACCAATGCCCGGAGGCTGCAGGTCGGCTCTGGAGAACGCAGCGAAAAGATTCGCACGTACAACTTTCCGGATGGCCGTGTCACAGACCATCGCATCAACAAGACGCTCCACAATGTGGCGGGTGTACTGGACGGCGACATCCAGTCGTTTATCGATGAACTCATCACGTTTGACCAGGCGCTGAAGCTGCAGGAGAGCGCTGCGGCGTGA
- a CDS encoding DinB family protein codes for MESLAATCKESAVRGMERFLKTFSFVPDDKLTWTPTPTAKSAIRIAAHTALTAGNMARVIRAGTFPGRDEFLERMAQSTAAEAALTSRTEIESEYRKNTAEVLAALDSLTPEQIGASLETGFGQPMPMTLLMQMPGIHGMSHAAQIEYLQTCWGDQEMHF; via the coding sequence ATGGAAAGCCTGGCAGCAACTTGCAAAGAGAGCGCAGTGCGCGGTATGGAGCGCTTCCTGAAGACGTTCTCATTCGTACCGGATGACAAGCTGACCTGGACGCCGACGCCAACGGCCAAGTCCGCCATCCGGATCGCCGCTCATACCGCTCTCACAGCGGGCAATATGGCCCGCGTGATCCGTGCCGGGACGTTTCCGGGGCGTGACGAGTTCCTTGAGCGGATGGCGCAATCAACCGCGGCCGAAGCGGCACTGACGAGCCGCACTGAGATTGAGAGCGAGTACCGGAAGAATACGGCTGAGGTGCTTGCGGCATTGGACTCCCTGACGCCGGAACAGATCGGCGCTTCGCTGGAGACCGGGTTCGGGCAGCCGATGCCGATGACGCTGCTGATGCAGATGCCGGGTATTCACGGGATGTCTCACGCCGCGCAGATTGAGTATCTTCAGACCTGCTGGGGCGACCAGGAGATGCACTTCTAA
- a CDS encoding GNAT family N-acetyltransferase, with translation MPELTVRMLDESTWPEFDRLVAANGGIWGGCWCIAFHLDPTGPKGQCKPYRETKERLVREGRAQAAMVFEGDTAIAWCQFGPPDELRNIKHRKQYETGLDKLPDWRITCFFVGKGYRKRGLANMALKAALEEIARLGGGAVEAYPEDVEGRKTSSSFLHGGTLAMFEREGFARVRRLGMHHWVVARTVPGSGPNGGSSAASRS, from the coding sequence ATGCCAGAGTTGACGGTCCGGATGCTCGACGAGAGCACATGGCCGGAGTTCGACCGGCTGGTTGCTGCCAACGGCGGCATTTGGGGCGGATGCTGGTGTATTGCTTTCCACCTCGATCCGACCGGACCGAAAGGCCAGTGCAAGCCGTACCGCGAGACGAAGGAGCGACTCGTTCGCGAGGGTCGAGCGCAGGCGGCGATGGTCTTCGAGGGCGACACGGCAATAGCCTGGTGCCAATTCGGTCCGCCTGACGAACTCCGCAACATCAAGCACCGAAAACAGTATGAGACCGGCCTGGATAAGCTGCCGGACTGGCGAATCACCTGCTTCTTCGTTGGCAAAGGCTACCGCAAACGAGGGCTGGCGAACATGGCGCTGAAGGCCGCGCTTGAGGAGATCGCCCGGCTGGGCGGCGGAGCGGTTGAGGCGTATCCGGAAGACGTGGAAGGCCGCAAAACCTCGTCATCGTTTCTGCACGGGGGCACGCTCGCCATGTTTGAGCGCGAAGGGTTCGCGCGGGTTCGGCGGCTGGGAATGCACCACTGGGTAGTTGCTCGAACTGTGCCGGGCAGCGGTCCGAATGGGGGCTCAAGCGCAGCATCTCGATCGTAG
- a CDS encoding VOC family protein, whose amino-acid sequence MDKPAKNTICLWYDGNAEEAALFYARTFPDSAIGAVCRAPGDYPSGKKGDVLTVQFTVMGVPCLGLNGGSAFTHNEAFSFQVSTTDQEETDRYWNAIVGNGGQESVCGWCKDKWGISWQITPAVLVEGIADPDPAAAKRAFDAMMQMTKIDIAAIEAARRG is encoded by the coding sequence ATGGATAAACCGGCAAAGAATACGATTTGTCTCTGGTACGATGGCAACGCCGAGGAGGCTGCGCTGTTTTACGCCAGAACCTTTCCGGATTCCGCCATAGGTGCCGTTTGCCGCGCGCCCGGCGACTATCCCTCCGGCAAGAAAGGCGACGTTCTGACCGTGCAGTTTACGGTGATGGGCGTCCCATGCCTCGGTCTCAACGGAGGATCCGCGTTCACGCACAACGAGGCGTTCTCGTTTCAGGTATCTACCACGGACCAGGAAGAGACCGATCGCTACTGGAACGCGATCGTCGGCAACGGTGGCCAGGAAAGTGTTTGCGGCTGGTGCAAGGATAAATGGGGCATCTCATGGCAGATCACGCCGGCCGTCCTTGTGGAAGGCATCGCCGATCCCGATCCGGCGGCCGCCAAGCGCGCCTTCGATGCGATGATGCAGATGACAAAGATCGACATCGCAGCCATCGAGGCGGCGCGTCGCGGCTGA
- a CDS encoding DUF1905 domain-containing protein codes for MTPAVSIRFEAELFALKEQTILKVPAETSAKLPSRGQVAVNGTINSRVFRTVLEPDGRFGHWMRVDAGLQAALGIGAGDRASLVLEIADEWPEPEVPEDLVNALKAAPRDVQDKWSDITPMARWEWVRWVNETRNANTRAIRIDKTISKLGGKHRRPCCFNLAACTDPELARSGKLMDPPSSK; via the coding sequence ATGACACCTGCTGTTTCCATCCGCTTTGAAGCCGAGCTGTTCGCTCTTAAGGAACAGACTATTCTCAAGGTGCCTGCGGAAACGAGCGCCAAATTGCCGTCACGCGGGCAGGTGGCTGTAAACGGCACGATCAACAGCCGCGTATTCCGGACCGTCCTGGAACCGGACGGGCGTTTTGGACATTGGATGCGCGTGGATGCCGGACTGCAAGCGGCCCTCGGCATCGGAGCGGGTGACCGGGCGAGCCTGGTGCTTGAGATAGCCGATGAATGGCCGGAACCCGAGGTGCCGGAAGACCTTGTAAATGCTTTGAAAGCTGCGCCGCGGGACGTCCAGGACAAATGGAGCGATATCACGCCGATGGCGCGCTGGGAATGGGTTCGATGGGTCAATGAAACCCGCAACGCGAATACGCGCGCCATACGCATCGACAAAACCATCTCTAAACTAGGCGGCAAGCATCGACGGCCGTGCTGCTTCAACCTGGCGGCATGCACCGACCCCGAACTAGCCCGAAGTGGCAAGCTGATGGATCCGCCGTCCAGCAAGTGA
- a CDS encoding nucleotidyltransferase, whose product MNPLAETHVAALADLANAFERLKLKAVVIGGVAVCLVARPRYTRVVDALVMFDTEHVDALLADLEARGFVPRSRGMGNFARQARFVGLTHQRSGMAIDIALGCMHFEAEVIERSTEHLDGELKVRLPTPEDLIILKAIANRHQDRADIQTIAEVHPAIDRSRIRFWVEQYATLLEAPELWSTIEPLLTDPVGAGF is encoded by the coding sequence ATGAATCCGTTAGCTGAAACGCATGTTGCAGCGTTGGCGGACCTCGCCAACGCATTTGAGCGACTGAAGCTGAAAGCGGTGGTGATCGGCGGTGTAGCAGTGTGCCTTGTGGCCAGACCAAGGTACACCCGAGTCGTGGATGCCCTTGTGATGTTTGACACCGAACACGTCGATGCGCTTCTAGCGGACCTGGAAGCCCGCGGCTTCGTCCCCCGCTCTCGCGGGATGGGCAACTTCGCCCGGCAGGCGCGCTTTGTTGGACTGACGCACCAACGTAGCGGCATGGCAATCGACATCGCTCTTGGTTGCATGCACTTTGAGGCAGAAGTCATCGAGAGGTCAACCGAACATCTGGATGGGGAGTTGAAAGTACGTCTCCCGACGCCTGAGGATTTGATCATCCTGAAAGCAATTGCAAACCGACACCAGGACCGTGCCGACATCCAAACGATTGCGGAAGTGCATCCTGCTATAGACCGGTCCCGAATCCGGTTCTGGGTTGAACAGTATGCGACATTGCTGGAAGCGCCTGAGTTGTGGTCTACAATCGAACCGCTCCTCACCGATCCGGTCGGTGCGGGTTTCTGA
- a CDS encoding type II toxin-antitoxin system HicB family antitoxin: protein MREYTVIYERGSNNWSAYVPDLPGCVNAGATREVAKYNTRDAIKLHLQGIREDGLDIPEPICVAGKLEVAA, encoded by the coding sequence ATGAGGGAATATACCGTAATCTACGAACGGGGATCGAACAACTGGTCGGCCTATGTTCCAGATTTGCCTGGATGCGTTAATGCTGGTGCCACGCGAGAAGTGGCTAAGTACAACACGCGCGACGCAATCAAGCTTCACCTGCAGGGCATCCGAGAGGACGGACTGGATATTCCTGAGCCGATTTGCGTTGCTGGCAAGCTAGAGGTTGCAGCGTAG